TTTGCTTTTTTGGAGTCAAAGGACCTGAAAACATGGGCGGTGCCAGCAATGGCAACCGATTCGCTGGGTATGATCCTGACCAAAGGCGACCACACGTTCGGCACGAAAGGCTTTTGGGCACCCCAAATATTCAGCGAGAAGGGCACGTATTATCTGACTTATACCGCTGATGAACAAACCGTATTGGCCCAGTCAAAATCGTTATTGGGTCCTTACCGACAAAAAGAAGTGAGGCCGATCGATGGCTCTGAGAAAAATATCGATTCCTATATTTTCAAGGATACCGATGGGAAATACTACCTCTACAGTGTACGCTTTGATAAAGGCAATTATCTGTATGTCGCCGAGTTTGACCTGAAAACCGGAACCATAAAGGCCGAAACCCTGAAACGATGTTTTAACCAGACCGAGCCCTGGGAGGCAACGCCTAATTATCAATCAGCACCCATCATGGAAGGACCTACGGTGATAAAATTGAGCAATAAATATTACCTGTTTTATTCAGCTAACCATTTTCAGAATATCGACTATGCGATTGGCTATGCGGTGGCCGATTCGCCTTACGGGCCTTGGATAAAGTATAAAAACAACCCGATCATTCATCGTTCGATCGTTGGCGAAAATGGCTCCGGCCATGGTGACCTGTTTGAAGGAATCGACAAGCAATTATATTACGTGTACCACATTCACAACTCATCCGAGAAAGTGGGCCCCCGCCGGACGCGGATCGTACCCGTCGTCAAACAATGGGATAAAAAAGCTGGTATTTACCAGTTTAGCGTAAAAGGAG
This portion of the Siphonobacter curvatus genome encodes:
- a CDS encoding glycoside hydrolase family 43 protein is translated as MYWILSLAALQSYAQARKEIFFADVTIYVEKGKYYLTGSQAGGRGPQGFAFLESKDLKTWAVPAMATDSLGMILTKGDHTFGTKGFWAPQIFSEKGTYYLTYTADEQTVLAQSKSLLGPYRQKEVRPIDGSEKNIDSYIFKDTDGKYYLYSVRFDKGNYLYVAEFDLKTGTIKAETLKRCFNQTEPWEATPNYQSAPIMEGPTVIKLSNKYYLFYSANHFQNIDYAIGYAVADSPYGPWIKYKNNPIIHRSIVGENGSGHGDLFEGIDKQLYYVYHIHNSSEKVGPRRTRIVPVVKQWDKKAGIYQFSVKGDAVIVPVMAEK